A genomic region of Sarcophilus harrisii chromosome 6, mSarHar1.11, whole genome shotgun sequence contains the following coding sequences:
- the SPON2 gene encoding spondin-2: protein MENLMHVCRSCRAVGTLLLTALSWSSCLPVGEEKVCTAPGLGRYSISFTGKWSQTAFPKQYPLFRPPAQWSSLLGATHSSDYSMWKKDEYVSNGVRDFAEKGEAWELMKEIEAAGEKIQSVHSVFSASAIPSGTGQTSTQLEAHSRHSLVSFLVRIVPSPDWFVGVDSINLCEGNRWKEQVTLDLFPYDAGTDSGFTFSSPNFATIPQDTVTEITSSSPSHPANSFYYPKLKSLPPIARVTMMRIKKRQRVFVPTPPIMVRMGNEIEDALSETPLDCEVSLWSSWGLCTGPCGKTGAKSRTRYVHLQPANNGTPCPDLEEETACEPDNCI from the exons atggaaaatttgatgCATGTCTGCCGCTCTTGTAGAGCTGTGGGGACCCTCCTCCTGACAGCCCTGAGTTGGAGCAGCTGCTTGCCAGTGGGGGAAGAGAAGGTTTGTACAGCCCCAGGTCTGGGGAGGTACAGTATCTCCTTCACTGGGAAATGGAGCCAGACAGCTTTCCCCAAGCAGTACCCTCTCTTCAGACCCCCGGCACAGTGGTCCTCCTTACTAG GTGCGACACACAGCTCTGACTATAGCATGTGGAAGAAGGATGAGTATGTCAGCAATGGGGTTCGGGATTTTGCTGAAAAGGGTGAAGCATGGGAACTGATGAAGGAAATCGAGGCGGCCGGTGAGAAAATTCAGAGTGTGCACAGTGTTTTCTCAGCATCAGCAATTCCCAGTGGCACAGGACAGACCTCCACTCAGTTAGAGGCTCATTCCAGGCATTCACTA GTGTCTTTCCTAGTGCGGATTGTTCCCAGCCCTGACTGGTTTGTTGGAGTAGATAGCATCAATCTCTGTGAAGGAAACCGATGGAAAGAACAAGTCACCTTAGACCTTTTCCCCTATGATGCTGGGACAGATAGTGGGTTCACATTCTCCTCCCCCAACTTTGCTACCATCCCCCAGGACACAGTGACAGAG ATAACATCATCATCCCCCAGCCACCCCGCAAATTCCTTCTATTACCCCAAGCTGAAATCTCTGCCTCCCATTGCCCGAGTGACCATGATGAGaatcaaaaagaggcaaagggtCTTCGTCCCCACTCCCCCTATCATGGTCCGCATGGGGAATGAGATCGAGGATGCTCTTTCAG AAACCCCTCTGGACTGTGAAGTCTCCCTGTGGTCTTCCTGGGGTCTGTGCACAGGTCCATGTGGAAAGACAGGTGCTAAGAGCCGCACCCGCTACGTTCATCTGCAGCCAGCCAACAACGGGACCCCCTGCCCAGACCTGGAAGAAGAGACTGCATGTGAACCTGACAACTGTATCTAA
- the LOC100916229 gene encoding transmembrane emp24 domain-containing protein 11-like, which translates to MEIHLFLSLFSFYLSTSSAFYFHVAEREEKCIIEDIPNDTWFTGNYKVEQWDINRQDFLDSAPGLGMFVTVTTYNDEVLLSRLYGPRGTFTFTSHSPGEHIICLESNSTKLISFGGSKLRIHLDIRIGEHDLDAVIAQAKDKVNEVSYKLEHLTEQIEQIIKEQNYQREREENFRMTSEDTNSNVLWWALVQILILISIGIFQMKSLKDFFIAKKLV; encoded by the exons ATggaaattcatctttttctttcgcTGTTTAGCTTCTATTTGTCGACGTCATCAGCTTTCTATTTCCATGTagcagaaagagaggaaaaatgcaTCATAGAGGATATCCCCAATGACACCTGGTTCACAG GAAATTACAAGGTAGAACAATGGGACATAAATCGTCAAGATTTCCTTGACTCTGCTCCTGGTTTAGGGATGTTTGTGACTGTTACAACTTACAATGATGAG GTATTATTGTCAAGGCTCTATGGACCACGGGGGACATTCACATTCACATCACACTCGCCTGGAGAACACATCATTTGCTTAGAATCTAATTCTACAAAGCTCATCTCCTTTGGCGGTAGTAAACTG cGGATCCACTTGGATATTCGAATTGGAGAACATGACCTTGATGCAGTAATTGCTCAAGCAAAGGACAAAGTTAATGAAGTTAGCTACAAACTGGAACATCTGACAGAGCAAATTGAGCAAATCATCAAAGAGCAGAACTATCAAAGG GAACGTGAAGAAAATTTCCGAATGACCAGTGAAGATACAAACAGCAATGTTTTATGGTGGGCTCTTGTTCAAATATTAATCCTTATCTCGATTGGAATTTTCCAAATGAAGTCCCTTAAAGATTTCTTTATAGCTAAAAAGCTGGTTTGA